The region AAGAGAATTACACGTGAAGAGCTTTTTGCTTATGTAGAAAGTGAGCTGAAAGATCTTGAAGGATTACTAAAAGATCCTCGTACTAATGAATACGGACGTGCTGATAAAGCTGCTGTATGGATGGTAATGGCTAAATTATACCTGAATGCTGAAGTGTATACCGGAGCTAAAAAATATACTGAGGCCAGAACATATGCAGAAAAAGTAATTAATGGGGGGTACAGCCTTAAACCTAAATATGCTGATCTTTTCCTTGCTGATAATAATGTTGCCAATAACGAAGTTATTTTCTCTATCAACTACGATGGACTTAATACCAAAACTTATGGAGGTACTACTTATTTGATCCATGCAGCAGTGGGTGGAAGTATGAAACCTTCAGATTTTGGAATTAATAGTGGTTGGGGAGGACTTAGAACAACCAAAAGTTTGGTTCAGTTATTCCCGGATGCAAATGGTTCCCGTGATAAAAGAGGGGTGTTCTATACCAATGGCCAAAATCTTGAAATTGATAATGTAACCACATTTACAGACGGATATCCTTTAGTAAAATTCAAGAATATTACATCTGCTGGCAAGCAAGGATCTGATGCCTCCGGAGATTTTGTGGATACCGACTTCCCAATGTTCCGTTTAGCAGATGCCTATCTGATGTATGCTGAAGCAGTACTAAGAGGAGGTGGTGGCAGCAATGCTCAGGCACTTACTTATGTGAACCAGCTTAGAACAAGAGCTTATGGTGATAATTCCGGTAATGTGACTTCTCTGAGCTTAGATTTTATTCTTGATGAAAGAGCAAGAGAGCTATCCTGGGAAGCAACGAGAAGAACAGACCTTATCCGTTTTGGTAAGTTTACAGGAAGTAACTATTTGTGGCCATGGAAAGGTGGTGTTAAGGATGGGAGAGGTGTAGAAGACTTCAGAACCCTTTATCCGATTCCTTCCAGCGATTTAATTGCTAATCCAAACCTTAAACAAAAT is a window of Elizabethkingia anophelis R26 DNA encoding:
- a CDS encoding RagB/SusD family nutrient uptake outer membrane protein → MKFFNSINRKLLVAGVVMLLGVTSCEKDLDRLPITDINSASVYADFSNYKGVLAKCYAGLALTGQKSGDDTGGADIGGIDTGTSSYLRQYFQLQELPTDEAVVAWNDAFLPDLHNMNWGSTNSFITALYYRIFYQVALCNEFIRETTDEKLASRNITGAQAEEARLYRNEARFLRALSYYHAIDMFGNVPFVTEKDEVGVKPPKRITREELFAYVESELKDLEGLLKDPRTNEYGRADKAAVWMVMAKLYLNAEVYTGAKKYTEARTYAEKVINGGYSLKPKYADLFLADNNVANNEVIFSINYDGLNTKTYGGTTYLIHAAVGGSMKPSDFGINSGWGGLRTTKSLVQLFPDANGSRDKRGVFYTNGQNLEIDNVTTFTDGYPLVKFKNITSAGKQGSDASGDFVDTDFPMFRLADAYLMYAEAVLRGGGGSNAQALTYVNQLRTRAYGDNSGNVTSLSLDFILDERARELSWEATRRTDLIRFGKFTGSNYLWPWKGGVKDGRGVEDFRTLYPIPSSDLIANPNLKQNKGY